In one Methylocaldum szegediense genomic region, the following are encoded:
- a CDS encoding ExbD/TolR family protein has product MNFRPRRRDYPELNLIPMIDVLIVLLIFLVLTTTFSREAELQIQLPEATGQTASEEKSIDIVVDTEGRYFVNEHQVVNTQIETLKKAILEAAGERKDPLLVINADQRATHQSVITVLDAASQLGFTHVTFAAKSEAGETH; this is encoded by the coding sequence ATGAATTTCCGGCCACGGCGTCGGGATTATCCCGAACTCAACCTGATTCCGATGATCGACGTCCTCATTGTGTTGCTAATTTTTCTGGTATTGACGACGACATTCAGTCGTGAAGCGGAATTGCAGATTCAGTTACCGGAGGCGACGGGACAGACGGCAAGCGAGGAAAAGAGCATCGACATTGTGGTAGACACAGAAGGGCGTTACTTCGTCAACGAGCATCAGGTGGTCAACACCCAAATCGAAACGTTGAAGAAAGCGATTTTGGAAGCCGCCGGCGAGAGGAAGGATCCACTGCTGGTGATTAATGCAGACCAGAGAGCCACGCACCAATCTGTCATCACGGTATTGGATGCCGCCAGCCAACTCGGGTTCACACACGTGACTTTCGCCGCTAAGAGCGAGGCAGGTGAAACTCACTAA
- the lpxK gene encoding tetraacyldisaccharide 4'-kinase: MREWYEKPRPNLFLVSLELLFRQVVRARRWAYRHGLKRVRHFPVPVVVVGNLTVGGTGKTPLVIWLAQYLKENGFKPGIVSRGYGVSTGSRPLRVSKESDAYAVGDEPLLIARRTGCPVFVFAKRAKAASALVENVDCDIILSDDGLQHYALGRDLEIAVVDGARRFGNGYCLPAGPLREPVERLSSVDLRVYSGEAPVGEYVMVLEGDMAVNLRDESVRVPLTSFSGSVFCAIAGIGHPKRFFKHLSDFGLKFECREFPDHYRYQADDFEFVGDRAVVMTEKDAVKCRAFATPNFWYVPVEARLPMEFGATLLTLLKAKRNGSKTT, translated from the coding sequence ATGCGGGAGTGGTATGAGAAACCGCGTCCGAATCTCTTTTTGGTCTCACTCGAACTGTTATTCCGACAAGTCGTCAGGGCTCGCCGCTGGGCATACCGGCACGGACTGAAGCGGGTCCGCCATTTTCCGGTTCCAGTTGTTGTGGTCGGCAACTTGACCGTCGGCGGTACCGGTAAGACGCCCTTAGTAATTTGGCTGGCACAATATCTTAAGGAGAATGGATTCAAGCCCGGGATCGTCAGCCGTGGCTATGGTGTCTCGACGGGATCTCGGCCGCTTCGGGTTTCGAAGGAATCGGATGCTTACGCTGTTGGCGACGAACCTTTGCTCATTGCGCGCCGAACCGGCTGTCCGGTGTTTGTTTTCGCAAAGCGTGCCAAGGCGGCAAGTGCGCTCGTGGAAAATGTCGACTGTGACATCATTCTGTCCGACGACGGATTACAGCACTATGCCTTGGGCCGCGATTTGGAGATAGCGGTAGTGGACGGCGCGAGGCGATTCGGGAATGGATACTGCCTGCCCGCAGGCCCTTTGCGGGAGCCGGTCGAGCGACTAAGCTCAGTCGATCTGAGGGTTTACTCAGGCGAAGCTCCTGTGGGTGAGTATGTCATGGTTTTGGAAGGGGATATGGCTGTCAATCTTCGGGACGAGAGCGTGAGAGTACCGTTGACGTCCTTTTCTGGATCGGTCTTTTGCGCGATTGCTGGAATCGGGCACCCAAAGCGGTTTTTTAAGCATCTTTCAGATTTTGGTTTGAAGTTCGAGTGTCGCGAATTTCCTGATCATTACCGATATCAGGCAGACGACTTTGAGTTTGTCGGCGACCGCGCGGTCGTGATGACAGAGAAGGATGCCGTAAAATGCCGCGCCTTTGCCACTCCCAATTTTTGGTATGTGCCAGTCGAAGCCCGGTTGCCGATGGAGTTCGGCGCAACACTGTTAACTTTATTGAAGGCTAAACGCAATGGATCGAAAACTACTTGA
- a CDS encoding Trm112 family protein, whose amino-acid sequence MDRKLLEILVCPVCKGELRFKKEQQELICKADRLAYPIRDDIPVMLEDEARRISLEEYDALS is encoded by the coding sequence ATGGATCGAAAACTACTTGAGATCTTGGTCTGTCCTGTCTGTAAAGGCGAACTTCGTTTCAAGAAGGAACAGCAAGAGTTAATCTGCAAAGCGGACCGACTTGCCTATCCGATACGCGATGACATCCCGGTGATGCTGGAAGACGAAGCCCGCAGAATCAGCCTAGAAGAATACGACGCGCTGTCGTAA
- the kdsB gene encoding 3-deoxy-manno-octulosonate cytidylyltransferase: MASFNIVIPARYGSSRLPGKPLLELAGRPMIVHVCERALEAGGKVFVATDDQRICDAVSHLPVRAVITRKDHANGSQRIAEVVDRLGWSDDEIIVNLQGDEPLMRPSLVRHVAAALVDQSVAQVATLAVPIQSRAEVFDPNAVKVVLDRNGYALYFSRAPIPWHRAGFVEAGALLPDNFPYLRHIGIYAYSAGFLRRYAGWLPTQLETVEALEQLRILWYGERILVLPIEDAPEAGVDTEDDLRRVRQILSTQ; encoded by the coding sequence ATGGCGTCCTTCAACATTGTCATTCCGGCACGCTACGGATCGAGCCGGCTGCCCGGAAAGCCTCTCCTCGAGTTGGCGGGTCGACCGATGATCGTCCATGTCTGCGAACGTGCGTTGGAGGCGGGCGGTAAGGTCTTCGTGGCCACCGATGACCAACGGATCTGTGATGCAGTGAGTCACCTGCCGGTACGTGCCGTGATAACTCGGAAGGATCATGCTAACGGTAGTCAACGGATCGCCGAGGTAGTGGATCGGTTGGGTTGGTCGGATGATGAAATCATCGTCAATCTGCAGGGTGACGAACCGCTCATGCGGCCGAGCTTGGTGAGACATGTCGCTGCCGCCCTGGTCGACCAAAGCGTGGCACAGGTTGCTACGCTCGCTGTTCCCATCCAAAGCCGCGCTGAAGTTTTCGATCCGAACGCCGTCAAGGTTGTGCTCGATCGAAATGGTTATGCGCTTTATTTTAGCCGTGCTCCCATTCCTTGGCATCGGGCTGGCTTCGTTGAAGCGGGCGCACTGTTACCCGATAACTTTCCATATCTCCGGCATATTGGTATCTACGCGTACTCGGCAGGTTTTCTGCGGCGCTACGCGGGTTGGCTTCCGACTCAACTCGAAACCGTGGAAGCGTTGGAACAACTACGTATCCTATGGTATGGAGAACGTATTCTCGTCTTACCCATCGAAGATGCTCCGGAGGCAGGGGTTGATACCGAAGATGATTTGCGAAGAGTCAGGCAGATCTTATCCACCCAGTGA
- the hxlA gene encoding 3-hexulose-6-phosphate synthase, translated as MARPLIQLALDSLDVNQTLKLATLAAPYVDIFEIGTPCIKHNGIGLVRELRKKFPNKLILVDLKTMDAGEYEATPFYAAGADICTVLGVSGSATIAGVIKAANAHNAEVQVDLINVPDKVACARESARLGAHIIGVHTGLDAQAAGQTPFADLQAVARLNLPVRISVAGGIKQSTVQQVTRAGANIVVVGAAIYGAPSPADAAREICELASAA; from the coding sequence ATGGCAAGACCCTTAATACAATTGGCACTGGATTCGCTAGACGTCAATCAGACCTTGAAACTCGCGACGCTCGCGGCTCCATACGTCGACATTTTTGAAATTGGAACACCGTGCATTAAGCATAACGGCATCGGGCTGGTCAGAGAGTTGAGGAAAAAGTTTCCCAACAAGCTGATTTTAGTCGATCTTAAGACCATGGATGCCGGCGAATACGAGGCGACGCCGTTCTATGCTGCGGGCGCTGATATTTGCACGGTTCTCGGTGTCTCCGGTTCGGCGACCATCGCTGGTGTAATCAAGGCGGCCAACGCTCATAACGCCGAGGTTCAGGTCGATCTCATTAACGTTCCTGATAAAGTGGCATGTGCGCGGGAGTCGGCGAGGCTCGGCGCCCATATCATCGGCGTTCACACAGGCTTGGATGCCCAAGCAGCTGGGCAAACCCCGTTTGCTGACCTGCAGGCTGTGGCTCGGCTGAATCTCCCCGTCAGAATATCGGTCGCCGGTGGGATTAAGCAATCCACCGTTCAGCAAGTCACGCGCGCTGGCGCAAATATCGTTGTTGTCGGTGCGGCCATTTATGGTGCTCCTTCGCCCGCCGATGCTGCACGCGAGATTTGCGAGCTCGCCAGTGCCGCATAG
- the hxlB gene encoding 6-phospho-3-hexuloisomerase — protein MHHKTIIEKISGVLEATDPTYDEKLTQMLDEASRIFVAGAGRSGLVARFFAMRLMHGGYDAYVVGEIVTPSIRKGDLFIVISGSGETETMIAFTKRAKEQGAKIALLSTKRSSTIGDMADFVCQIGTAEQYSKVVGMPMGTTFELSALIFLEATIAHIIHEKGIPEEEMRTRHANLE, from the coding sequence ATGCATCACAAAACAATCATAGAAAAGATTTCGGGCGTCTTAGAGGCAACGGATCCAACCTATGATGAGAAATTGACCCAGATGCTTGATGAGGCGTCGCGTATTTTTGTGGCTGGTGCCGGTCGTTCCGGCCTGGTCGCGAGATTCTTCGCGATGCGGCTGATGCATGGTGGGTATGATGCGTATGTTGTTGGTGAAATTGTCACCCCGAGCATTAGAAAAGGTGACTTATTTATCGTAATCTCAGGCTCTGGAGAGACTGAGACGATGATTGCTTTCACCAAACGCGCGAAGGAACAAGGCGCCAAGATCGCATTGCTGTCGACAAAGCGCAGTTCAACGATCGGCGACATGGCGGATTTCGTTTGCCAAATCGGCACCGCGGAGCAATACAGCAAGGTCGTCGGTATGCCTATGGGCACGACGTTTGAGTTGTCGGCATTGATCTTTTTAGAAGCTACGATCGCCCATATCATTCATGAAAAAGGAATTCCGGAAGAAGAAATGAGGACAAGACACGCTAACTTAGAGTAG
- a CDS encoding transaldolase — MPKNLLEQLREMTVVVADTGDLQAIETFKPRDATTNPSLITAAAQMPQYQSIVDDTLKGARQTLGKDAPASQVVSLAFDRLAVSFGLKILEIIEGRVSTEVDARLSYDTEGTIAKARDIIAQYEAAGVSKERVLIKIAATWEGIQAAAVLEKEGIHCNLTLLFGLHQAIACAEAGVTLISPFVGRILDWYKKNTGRESYLPHEDPGVQSVTQIYNYYKKFGYKTEVMGASFRNIGEITELAGCDLLTIAPSLLAELQSTEGDLPRKLDPAKAAEASIEKITMDKETFDRMHAENRMASEKLSEGIDGFTKALETLEQLLSTRLSYLEG, encoded by the coding sequence ATGCCAAAGAACTTACTTGAACAACTCCGCGAAATGACGGTGGTTGTGGCCGACACCGGTGACCTTCAGGCCATAGAAACCTTCAAACCACGTGACGCGACGACCAATCCGTCGCTGATCACTGCCGCTGCTCAAATGCCTCAGTACCAGAGCATCGTAGATGATACATTGAAAGGTGCGAGGCAGACTCTGGGAAAAGACGCGCCGGCATCCCAAGTCGTTTCCCTCGCTTTCGATCGGCTGGCAGTTTCTTTTGGTCTCAAAATTCTCGAGATCATTGAAGGTCGGGTCTCCACCGAAGTGGATGCCAGACTTTCATATGATACCGAGGGGACTATTGCAAAGGCTCGCGATATTATCGCTCAGTACGAAGCGGCTGGGGTTTCGAAAGAGCGGGTGCTCATCAAAATCGCGGCTACTTGGGAAGGCATCCAAGCTGCCGCAGTACTTGAGAAAGAAGGCATTCATTGCAACCTGACGTTATTGTTCGGTTTGCACCAGGCAATCGCGTGTGCCGAGGCCGGCGTGACCTTGATTTCTCCGTTCGTCGGTCGAATCCTCGACTGGTACAAGAAGAATACCGGCCGTGAGTCGTACCTGCCGCACGAAGACCCCGGCGTCCAGTCGGTCACTCAGATCTATAACTATTACAAGAAGTTCGGCTACAAGACAGAAGTCATGGGTGCAAGCTTCCGGAACATCGGGGAAATTACCGAACTGGCCGGCTGCGACCTTCTGACGATCGCGCCTTCGCTTCTGGCGGAGCTGCAGTCTACCGAGGGTGATCTACCACGGAAATTGGATCCTGCAAAAGCAGCTGAAGCTTCGATCGAAAAGATTACAATGGATAAAGAAACGTTCGACCGGATGCACGCTGAGAATCGAATGGCTTCGGAAAAACTGTCGGAAGGTATTGACGGCTTTACCAAAGCCTTAGAGACACTGGAACAACTTCTTTCTACCCGGCTTTCTTATCTTGAGGGCTAG
- the tkt gene encoding transketolase: MPSRRELANAIRALSMDAVQQANSGHPGAPMGMADIAEVLWNDYLKHNPANPKWPDRDRFVLSNGHASMLIYSLLHLTGYDLPIEELKNFRQLHSKTPGHPEYGYTPGVETTTGPLGQGITNAVGMALAERTLAAQFNRPGHKIVDHYTYVFLGDGCLMEGISHEACSLAGSMKLGKLIAFYDDNNISIDGEVRGHGNTPGWFMDDTPKRFESYGWHVIPKVDGHDAEAVKKAIEEARSVTDKPSLICCQTIIGWGSPNKQGKEECHGAALGADEVALVRETIGWRYPPFEIPPEIYEAWDAREVGAKAEADWNDRFENYRREYPELAAEFERRMAGELPRDWAEKSEAFIAKVNEKAETIATRKASQNALNGYGPLLPELMGGSADLAGSNLTIWSGCKNVNAEPYDGNYVYYGVREFGMSAIMNGIVLHGGFKPYGGTFLMFSEYARNAVRMSALMKAPVIYVYTHDSIGLGEDGPTHQPVEQTATLRMIPNMQVWRPCDAVETAVAWKAAIERKDGPTALILSRQNLPHVSRTPAQIDAIRRGGYVLRDCDGTPDAIIIATGSEVDLALKVAEELAGKGKKIRVVSMVSTNVFDAQDAAYRESVLPSAVTKRVVVEAGVSDGWYKYVGFGGKIVGLDRFGESAPAGQLFKEFGFTVENVVKQVESIL, from the coding sequence ATGCCTTCGCGTCGAGAATTAGCAAATGCCATACGCGCCTTGAGCATGGATGCCGTGCAACAAGCAAATTCCGGGCATCCGGGAGCCCCCATGGGAATGGCAGATATTGCCGAAGTCCTTTGGAACGATTATCTGAAGCACAATCCAGCAAACCCCAAGTGGCCGGACCGCGACCGTTTCGTTCTTTCCAACGGTCACGCCTCGATGCTTATTTACTCGCTGCTGCATTTGACCGGCTACGATCTCCCAATCGAAGAGCTGAAAAATTTCCGCCAGCTGCATTCCAAGACGCCCGGCCATCCGGAGTATGGTTATACACCGGGCGTGGAAACGACAACCGGCCCGTTGGGCCAAGGCATCACGAACGCGGTCGGTATGGCCTTGGCGGAACGTACTCTCGCCGCGCAGTTCAATCGCCCCGGCCACAAGATCGTCGACCATTATACTTATGTTTTCTTGGGCGATGGCTGCTTGATGGAGGGTATTTCGCACGAAGCTTGCTCTCTAGCGGGTTCCATGAAGCTCGGCAAGCTGATCGCGTTCTACGATGACAATAACATTTCGATTGACGGTGAGGTGCGTGGTCACGGCAACACGCCTGGTTGGTTCATGGACGACACTCCAAAGCGCTTCGAGTCGTATGGTTGGCATGTCATTCCGAAAGTAGACGGCCACGACGCGGAAGCCGTAAAAAAAGCGATTGAGGAAGCGCGGTCTGTCACCGACAAGCCGTCCTTGATTTGTTGTCAGACGATCATTGGTTGGGGCTCGCCAAACAAGCAGGGCAAGGAAGAATGCCACGGTGCTGCGTTGGGTGCTGACGAAGTAGCGTTGGTTCGGGAAACGATAGGCTGGCGGTATCCGCCCTTCGAAATCCCGCCCGAAATCTATGAGGCCTGGGATGCCAGGGAAGTCGGCGCGAAGGCAGAGGCCGATTGGAACGACAGGTTTGAAAACTATCGCAGGGAATATCCGGAATTAGCGGCGGAATTCGAGCGCCGTATGGCCGGCGAGCTTCCTCGCGATTGGGCGGAAAAGTCTGAAGCCTTTATCGCCAAAGTTAATGAAAAGGCCGAAACCATTGCCACCCGCAAAGCGTCGCAGAACGCCCTCAACGGATATGGCCCACTGCTGCCGGAACTCATGGGCGGCTCCGCCGACCTTGCGGGTTCGAATCTGACCATCTGGTCTGGCTGCAAGAACGTGAACGCGGAACCCTACGACGGTAATTACGTCTACTACGGCGTGCGCGAGTTCGGTATGTCCGCGATCATGAACGGTATCGTTCTGCACGGCGGCTTCAAACCCTATGGCGGCACTTTCCTGATGTTTTCCGAATACGCTCGAAACGCCGTGCGCATGTCGGCCCTCATGAAAGCTCCGGTGATTTATGTCTATACGCACGATTCTATCGGCCTGGGCGAAGACGGGCCAACGCACCAGCCGGTCGAGCAGACTGCCACCTTGCGGATGATTCCGAACATGCAGGTTTGGCGTCCGTGTGACGCTGTGGAAACCGCGGTGGCTTGGAAAGCAGCAATCGAGCGTAAGGATGGGCCTACTGCGCTGATTCTTTCGCGTCAGAATCTGCCGCATGTGTCCCGAACGCCGGCGCAGATCGATGCGATCCGCCGGGGCGGCTACGTTCTTCGCGACTGCGACGGAACGCCGGACGCGATCATCATCGCTACGGGGTCGGAAGTCGATCTGGCGCTGAAGGTTGCGGAAGAACTGGCCGGCAAGGGTAAGAAAATACGCGTTGTATCCATGGTATCGACCAATGTATTCGATGCCCAGGACGCGGCCTATCGCGAATCGGTACTGCCATCCGCCGTCACCAAGCGCGTGGTCGTCGAAGCCGGCGTCAGCGATGGTTGGTATAAATACGTGGGATTCGGCGGCAAGATCGTTGGGCTAGACCGTTTTGGCGAATCGGCTCCGGCTGGACAGCTCTTCAAAGAGTTTGGTTTCACCGTCGAGAATGTCGTCAAACAGGTGGAGTCGATTCTCTAG
- the fba gene encoding class II fructose-bisphosphate aldolase (catalyzes the reversible aldol condensation of dihydroxyacetonephosphate and glyceraldehyde 3-phosphate in the Calvin cycle, glycolysis, and/or gluconeogenesis) has translation MAIISLRQLLDHAAEHGYGLPAFNVNNMEQVKAIMEAAAAVDAPVILQGSAGARTYAGEPFLRHLVLAAVEMYPHIPICMHQDHGASPSVCVRAIQSGFSSVMMDGSLLEDMKTPSSYEYNVEVTRKVVDMAHACGVSVEGELGCLGSLETGKAGEEDGHGAAGELDHSQLLTDPEEAADFVKKTKVDALAIAIGTSHGAYKFTRKPTGKVLRIDRVKEIHARIPNVHLVMHGSSSVPEEWAVMINQYGGDIGQTYGVPVEEIVEGIRHGVRKVNIDTDLRIASYGAMRKFMAEDRKNFDPRKLYKEAQKAMTSICTARYEAFGAAGQASKIKVISLEEMSKRYSKGELDPVVT, from the coding sequence ATGGCTATCATTTCTTTAAGACAATTGTTGGATCACGCTGCCGAGCACGGCTATGGCTTGCCGGCGTTTAATGTCAATAACATGGAGCAGGTTAAGGCCATCATGGAAGCCGCTGCCGCAGTCGATGCCCCGGTTATCCTTCAGGGATCCGCCGGTGCTCGTACCTATGCGGGAGAGCCTTTCCTGCGGCATCTGGTGCTTGCAGCCGTGGAAATGTACCCGCACATCCCAATCTGCATGCATCAGGACCATGGCGCTTCGCCATCCGTTTGCGTTCGTGCGATTCAATCGGGCTTCAGCTCGGTCATGATGGATGGCTCATTGCTGGAGGACATGAAAACGCCGTCCAGCTATGAATACAACGTCGAAGTCACGCGCAAAGTCGTCGATATGGCTCACGCTTGCGGTGTTTCGGTCGAAGGTGAATTGGGTTGTCTCGGCTCCTTGGAAACTGGAAAAGCCGGGGAAGAAGACGGTCACGGCGCGGCGGGTGAGCTGGACCACTCTCAATTGCTGACCGACCCGGAAGAGGCCGCCGATTTCGTCAAGAAAACCAAGGTTGACGCTTTAGCAATCGCAATCGGTACCAGTCACGGGGCCTATAAATTCACTAGAAAGCCTACCGGTAAGGTGTTGCGCATCGATCGGGTCAAAGAGATCCACGCACGGATTCCAAACGTTCATTTGGTCATGCACGGCTCGTCTTCGGTACCCGAGGAGTGGGCAGTGATGATCAACCAGTATGGCGGTGATATCGGTCAGACCTATGGCGTGCCCGTCGAGGAGATCGTAGAAGGCATTCGTCATGGTGTTCGCAAGGTGAATATCGATACCGACCTGCGTATCGCATCCTATGGCGCTATGCGTAAGTTCATGGCCGAAGATAGAAAGAATTTCGATCCGCGCAAGCTCTACAAGGAGGCACAAAAGGCAATGACCAGCATTTGTACGGCTCGCTACGAGGCGTTCGGTGCTGCAGGGCAGGCGTCTAAGATCAAAGTCATCAGCTTGGAAGAAATGAGCAAGCGTTACAGCAAGGGCGAGTTGGATCCGGTTGTCACCTAG
- a CDS encoding HAD-IA family hydrolase, with translation MLKALIFDVDGTLADTERYGHRVAFNRAFAEARLNWVWDEALYGDLLAVSGGKERIRHFIAAYHPDIPCGEGELDAFIDDLHAAKTRYYLNLLETVGIPARPGVRRLIKEAMAARLALAIATTATSEDVNAVLSALFGAEALDWFEVVATGDVVSNKKPAPDIYEYVLAKLSLDATDCVAFEDSENGFRAALAAGIPTLVTVNDYTIDQDFTGALLVTDHLGEPDLPLTCLSKAPWEPFRLVDIDALRRLHENWTREK, from the coding sequence GTGCTCAAAGCCCTCATCTTCGACGTGGATGGCACGTTGGCGGACACTGAACGGTACGGCCATCGCGTCGCGTTCAACCGAGCTTTTGCAGAAGCTCGCCTGAATTGGGTCTGGGATGAAGCCTTGTACGGCGACTTATTGGCTGTCAGCGGAGGCAAGGAGCGTATTCGACATTTCATTGCCGCTTACCATCCGGACATCCCCTGCGGCGAAGGCGAGTTGGATGCCTTCATTGACGACTTGCACGCCGCAAAGACGCGCTACTATCTAAACTTGCTTGAAACCGTCGGTATTCCGGCTAGGCCGGGTGTCCGTCGGTTGATCAAGGAAGCCATGGCTGCGCGATTGGCGCTGGCTATTGCCACGACAGCGACTTCAGAAGATGTCAATGCTGTGTTATCAGCCTTGTTTGGCGCGGAAGCTCTCGATTGGTTCGAGGTGGTCGCGACTGGGGACGTTGTTTCGAATAAAAAGCCCGCGCCCGATATTTACGAGTACGTACTGGCGAAATTAAGCTTGGATGCTACCGACTGCGTGGCTTTCGAGGATTCGGAAAACGGCTTCCGAGCGGCGCTTGCAGCCGGCATTCCGACGCTAGTTACGGTCAATGACTATACCATCGACCAGGATTTCACCGGAGCGTTGCTCGTAACGGATCACCTTGGAGAGCCGGACTTGCCTTTGACGTGTCTGAGCAAAGCGCCTTGGGAACCATTCCGTTTGGTCGATATCGATGCTCTCAGGCGACTGCATGAAAACTGGACTCGCGAAAAATAG
- a CDS encoding phosphoribulokinase encodes MSKKHPVIAVTGSSGAGTTTVKKAFEHIFFRLGVKPLMIEGDSYFRYTLREMQARIAQAQKEGKNFSHFSIEANLLDELEQTFRTYGETGAAKRRYYIRSEEEGNKLGYPVGTFSPWEEVPPGTDLMFYEGLHGAIKTETIDVARFTDLLVGVVPIVNLEWIQKIHRDNALYGYKPEDTTEVILRRMEDYVKVITPQFSRTDINFQRVPLVDTSNPFIARDIPTPDESIVIIRFRDPRKFDIDFGYLLAMIHKSFMSRHNSIVIPGGKMGLAMEIIFRPIIERLMEERATT; translated from the coding sequence ATGTCGAAAAAGCACCCCGTCATCGCCGTTACCGGCTCGTCCGGTGCCGGTACGACTACGGTCAAGAAGGCTTTCGAGCACATTTTTTTTCGGCTGGGAGTGAAACCTCTCATGATTGAGGGCGATAGCTATTTCCGTTATACCCTTCGGGAAATGCAAGCTCGCATCGCCCAGGCGCAAAAGGAAGGGAAGAATTTCAGCCATTTCTCGATCGAGGCGAACCTCCTCGACGAGCTGGAACAGACTTTCAGGACCTATGGTGAGACCGGTGCGGCCAAGCGTCGTTACTATATTCGCAGCGAAGAAGAGGGAAACAAACTCGGTTATCCAGTCGGCACGTTTTCGCCCTGGGAAGAGGTGCCGCCGGGCACTGATCTCATGTTCTACGAGGGGTTGCACGGTGCAATCAAGACCGAGACGATCGATGTAGCTAGATTTACCGACCTGCTTGTCGGCGTCGTTCCCATCGTCAATCTCGAATGGATCCAAAAAATACACCGGGATAATGCCCTATACGGGTATAAGCCGGAAGACACCACAGAGGTTATCCTGCGGCGCATGGAGGATTACGTAAAGGTGATCACACCGCAGTTTTCGCGCACCGATATCAATTTTCAGCGAGTGCCTCTGGTGGATACCTCAAATCCTTTCATCGCGCGCGATATTCCTACTCCGGATGAAAGCATCGTGATCATTCGTTTCAGGGACCCGCGCAAGTTCGACATCGACTTTGGGTATTTGCTGGCGATGATTCATAAGTCCTTCATGTCCAGACATAATTCCATTGTCATTCCGGGCGGTAAAATGGGCCTGGCGATGGAAATCATATTTCGGCCGATCATCGAGCGCCTAATGGAGGAACGCGCGACGACCTAA